A window of the Acidobacteriota bacterium genome harbors these coding sequences:
- the yvcK gene encoding uridine diphosphate-N-acetylglucosamine-binding protein YvcK has protein sequence MSDPRPTDGPSLVAVGGGSGLAVLLRGLKRQEASRLTAVVTVTDDGGSSGRLRRQFGVLPPGDIRNCIVALADDEDLLARLFQYRFPNGAGLTGHSFGNLFLTALTGITGDFYQAILTAESILSVRGSILPATLQDVRLRARGHSGRSYEGESAIGTSGEPMAAVMLDPATPPAFPPAVKALREADLILLGPGSLYTSILPNLLIPGIRHAIQQSSARVILMLNLMTQPGETDGFDGIGHLQAIQNLAGESLIDTVLTNSRQPSAEVLRYYADSGSHPVTVDHGAFESIGVEVVATDLLADGDLIRHDPEKLAAFLPGLLEKSP, from the coding sequence TTGAGTGACCCGCGGCCGACCGACGGCCCCTCCCTGGTGGCGGTCGGCGGCGGCTCCGGCCTCGCCGTCCTGCTGCGTGGCCTCAAGCGGCAGGAGGCGTCCCGCCTGACGGCGGTGGTCACGGTGACCGACGACGGCGGTTCCTCGGGCCGCCTGCGACGGCAGTTCGGTGTCCTGCCGCCGGGAGATATCCGCAACTGCATCGTCGCCCTGGCGGATGACGAGGATCTGCTGGCGCGGCTCTTCCAGTACCGCTTCCCGAACGGCGCCGGCCTCACCGGCCACTCCTTCGGCAACCTCTTCTTGACCGCCTTGACCGGCATCACCGGCGACTTCTACCAAGCGATCCTGACCGCCGAGTCGATCCTCTCGGTACGCGGCAGCATTCTGCCGGCGACGCTGCAGGACGTTCGCCTACGCGCCCGCGGCCACTCCGGCCGCAGCTACGAGGGGGAGTCGGCCATCGGCACCTCCGGCGAGCCGATGGCGGCGGTGATGCTCGATCCGGCCACGCCGCCGGCCTTTCCGCCGGCGGTGAAGGCTCTGCGGGAAGCCGATCTCATCCTGCTCGGCCCCGGCTCTCTCTACACCTCGATCCTGCCGAACCTGCTGATTCCGGGCATTCGCCACGCCATCCAGCAAAGCTCGGCGCGGGTGATTCTGATGCTCAACCTGATGACCCAGCCGGGCGAGACCGACGGCTTCGACGGCATCGGTCACCTGCAGGCGATCCAGAATCTCGCCGGGGAATCGCTGATCGACACGGTTTTGACCAACTCTCGCCAACCTTCGGCCGAAGTTCTGCGTTATTACGCCGACAGCGGCTCCCATCCGGTCACGGTCGACCACGGAGCCTTCGAGAGCATCGGCGTCGAGGTCGTCGCCACGGATCTGCTGGCGGACGGCGACCTGATCCGTCATGATCCGGAGAAACTGGCCGCCTTCTTGCCCGGCCTGCTCGAGAAATCGCCATGA
- a CDS encoding GTPase domain-containing protein translates to MTFINYASKEINCKIVYYGPGLGGKTTNLQYIYNKTAPEAKGKMISLATEADRTLFFDFLPLDLGTIRGFKTRFHLYTVPGQVFYDASRKLILKGVDGVVFVADSQSERMEANIESIRNLESNLKEHGFDLREIPYALQFNKRDLPTADPVDKMYRTLNFKREPTFEAVATTGVGVFDTLKSVAKQILIELRKR, encoded by the coding sequence ATGACTTTCATCAATTACGCCAGCAAAGAGATCAACTGCAAGATCGTCTATTACGGCCCCGGCCTCGGGGGTAAGACGACCAATCTCCAGTACATCTACAACAAGACGGCGCCGGAAGCGAAGGGCAAGATGATCTCCCTCGCCACCGAGGCCGATCGCACCCTGTTCTTCGACTTCCTGCCCCTCGATCTCGGCACCATTCGCGGCTTCAAGACGCGTTTCCACCTCTACACGGTGCCCGGGCAAGTCTTTTACGACGCCAGCCGCAAGCTGATCCTCAAAGGGGTCGATGGCGTCGTCTTCGTCGCCGACAGCCAGAGCGAACGGATGGAGGCCAACATCGAGTCCATCCGCAACCTCGAAAGCAACCTCAAGGAGCACGGGTTCGATCTCCGCGAGATCCCCTACGCTCTGCAATTCAACAAGCGGGATCTCCCGACGGCGGATCCGGTGGACAAGATGTACCGCACCCTCAACTTCAAGCGTGAGCCCACCTTCGAAGCGGTCGCGACCACCGGCGTCGGTGTCTTCGACACCCTCAAGTCCGTCGCCAAGCAGATCCTGATCGAGCTGCGCAAGCGCTAG